The Comamonas sp. lk genome contains the following window.
AGGTTCGGTCTCCATCGGCGTTGCAGATTGGTGGAGTGCCGTGTCGCAGCCGCAAGAAGTCACGGAGCTGGCGCTGCGTCACCGCGCCATTCTGGAGCAGGTGCGGCTGCCGCGTGTGCTGCTGGCCATCGTGGTCGGCATGTCGCTGGGCACGGCGGGCGCTGCGCTGCAAGGCCTGTTGCGCAACCCTTTGGCCGAGCCCGGTTTGCTGGGAGTCAGCTCCAGCGCCGGTCTGGGCGCTGTTTTGTGCATTTACTTCGGTCTATGGCACTGGAATGCCTGGTTGCTGCCCGTGGTCGCCATGGGCGCTGCCGGTCTGTCTACCCTGGTGCTCTACCGCATTGCCAGCCAAGGGGCCAGCAATCTGACCTTGATTCTGGCCGGTGTCGCGCTCTCGTCGCTGACGGCCGCGCTGACCTCGCTGGCCATCAATCTGGCGCCTACGCCCACCGACATGCAGGACATCGTGCTGTGGTTGATGGGTTCGCTGGCCGACCGCAGCTTTGACGAGCTGCGCCTGTGCCTGCCCTTCATCGCGCTGGGACTGGCCTTGCTGGCCTTCAGTGCCCGCCAGCTGGATGCCCTGACGCTGGGCGAGGATGAAGCGCGCAGCGTGGGAGTGAATCTGCCCCGGCTGCGGGCGCAAATCATCGTGGGTACGGCGCTTTGCGTGGGTGCCAGCGTGGCCGTCACGGGCACGATAGGCTTTATTGGCCTGGTCGTGCCGCATCTGTTTCGCTCTGCCGTAGGCTACAAACCTTCGCGTCTGATGCTGCCCAGCGCCTTGGGCGGTGCCGCCTTGCTGCTGGCTGCCGACATTGCGCTGCGCTTACTCAGCGGTCGTGTCGAGCTGATGCTGGGCGTGGTGACGGCCTTGATGGGCGCGCCCTTCTTTCTGTATCTGGTGCTGCGCGAGCGCTGGAGGACACGCTGATGCAAGTGTTATCCGTGGATTCGCTGCGGGTCGGCCTTGCCGGCAGAGATTGCGTGCATGGACTCTCGTTTGAGGTTCGCGCCGGTGAGCTGTTTGCGCTGATAGGCCCCAACGGAGCCGGCAAGAGCACGGCTTTGCGGGCCATGGCCCAGCTCTTGCCCCACCAGGGAACGGTACGTCTGGACGGCGAGGATCTGGAGCGGCTTTCCGCCGCCCAGCGAGCCAGGCGCATTGCCTATCTGGCGCAAGGCGATCAGGTGGTCTGGCCGCTCAAGGTGCGCGATTTTGTGGCGCTAGGGCGTTTACCGCACCAGCGTGGCTGGGCCAGAAACTCGCAGTCGCACGAAGATGCTCAGGCGGTTGACAGAGCGCTGGACGCCATGCATCTGAGCTCCATGCAGCAGCGCAATCTGGATCAGCTCTCGGGCGGAGAACGCGCCCGGGCGCGTCTGGCCCGGGCATTGGCCGTGCAGGCGCCGCTGCTGCTGGCCGACGAACCCGTGGCGGCGCTGGACCCTTATCACCAACTGAGTGTGATGGAGCTGCTGCGTGCCCAGTGCAATGCCGGCAGCGCCGTGGTAGTGGTCCTGCACGACCTGACCTTGGCCAGCCGCTTTTGCAACCGCGTGCTTTTGCTCAATCAAGGCCGGATCACGGCCTGCGGCGAGCCGCGCAAAGTTTTGACGCCCGCACATCTGCAACAGGTCTACCAGGTGCAGGCCATGCATGGCGAGCATGAGAGCCAGGGCTATGTCGTGCCCTGGAGCTGCAGGCCCAGTACCTGAGCGCCGCTACGCAGCAGCGGCATTTGTGAGAACTTATTTTTTGGAGTAAAGCTATGAACAGCAGCAAGAAAATTCCCGCCACCATCGTGACCGGCTTTTTGGGCAGCGGCAAAACCACCTTGCTACGCCATATTCTGGAGAATGCCAACGGCCGCCGCATTGCCGTGATCGTCAATGAATTTGGCGAGCTGGGCATCGACGGCGATATTTTGCGCAGCTGCGGCATTGGCTGCGACGACGATGGCGTCGAGCAGGGCGGCCAGCTGTATGAGCTGGCCAATGGCTGCCTGTGCTGCACGGTGCAGGAAGAGTTCTACCCCGTGATGCGCCAGCTGATAGAGCGCCGTGACGAGATTGATCACATCCTGATCGAGACCAGCGGTCTGGCCCTGCCCAAGCCCCTGGTCCAGGCCTTCAACTGGCCCGAGATCAAGAATGCCTGCACCGTCGATGCCGTGATCACCGTGGTGGATGTGCCCGCCACTGCGGCCGGCCAGTTTGCGGCCAACCCGGCGGCCGTGGATGCGCAGCGCAAGCTGGACCCCAATCTGGACCATGAGTCGCCGCTGCACGAGCTGTTTGAAGATCAACTGATCTCCGCCGATCTGGTGGTGCTGAGCAAGCTGGATCAAGCCAGTGCGCAGGACCGCGCCAAGGTGGAAGCCATTGTGCGCGAAGAGATTCCTGCGCAAGTCAAGATCGTGGCGGCCGACCATGGCCGCATCGATCTGGGCGTGGTGCTGGGCCTGTCCAGCGCTTCGGAAGAGACCATAGAGCAACGCAAGGGTCATCACGATCATGAGGGCGCGCATGACCATGATGAACACGATCACGAGGAATTTGACTCCATCGTCATCAAGCTGCCCGAAGTCGAGCGCGAGGCCTTGCTCGAAGCCATGGAGCAAATCGTAGCCAAGCACACGGTGTATCGCATCAAGGGTTTTGTGGCTCTGCCCGGCAAGCCCATGCGCCTGGTGGTGCACGGCGTGGGCAAGCGCTTCGACAGCTATTTCGATCGCCTGTGGCGTGCCGCTGAAGAGCGTCAGACCTATCTGGTTTTCATAGGCCACGACCTGGATGAAAACGACATCCGCGCCGAGCTGAATGCTCAGATGGCGGGAGTGCTCTGATGCACCTGCTTGCCGTTCAGCCCGGTGGCTTTGTAGATGACGAAGCCTTTGTTGCCAGCATGGAGCAGACGCCCGGCCAGATCGTGATTCTGAGTGCGGCCGACACCACCTTGGCGCTGCTGGCCGACGCCTATGCGCAGCTGCAATCGGGCGTGGACGGCGAGCAGATGCCCAGTGTTCGCCTCGCCAATCTGATGCATTTGCGCCAGCCGGCTTCGGTGGATCTTTACGTGGACGAGGTCTTGCAGCATGCCAGGGTGATCGTGATCGATCACCTGGGAGGCGAGAGCTACTGGCCTTATGGCACGGACCGCATACGCGACATCTGCCGCCGCCATCGCATTGCGCTGGTCATGTTCTCCGGCGACACCACCGAAGATCTGAATCTGCTGCAAAAAAGCACGGCCAGCATGGAGCAGTGCCGCACGCTGTGGCGCTATCTGCGCGAAGGCGGTGCGGCCAATGCACGCGAGCTGTTTGGCTATCTGTGGCACGCGTTTCTGGAGGGGCCGCAGCAGGCGCTGCCGCCCAGGCCTTTGCCGCCGGTGTCGGTGTATCACCCCGAGCTGACCAGCGCTTCGGCTGAGGCCTGGCAGCAAGCCGGGAAGATGCAATGGCATGCTGGCGCTCCCGTGGTGCTGGTGGTGTTCTACCGCGCCCATCTGCAGTCCGGCAATACGCGCGTGTTCGACGCCTTGTGCGAGCAACTGCTCAAGAAAGGCCTGAATCCGTTGCCGCTGGCCCTGCTATCGCTCAAGGATGCGGACTGCCTGAGCATGCTGCACGCCTTGTGCGCCGAGCACCAGGTGGCGCTGATTCTCAACACCACGGCATTTTCCCAGTCGTCGCTGGAGACGCCTGGTGATCATGCGCTGGCCGGCGACATCCCGGTGCTGCAGCTGATCCTGTCTGGCGGCAACGAACAAAGCTGGCTTAACGATGCGCATGGCTTGCAGCCCCGCGATATCGCCATGCATGTGGCCATGCCGGAGGTGGATGGGCGCATCATCACGCGCGCCATCAGCTTCAAAGGCCTGTCTCACCGCAGCGAGCTGACGCAGTCGGACGTGGTGCAGTACCAGGCGCATGCGGAGCGCATGGCTTTTGTGGTGGAGCTGGCCAGGCGCTGGTGTGCTTTGAGATCCAAGCCCAATGCCGACAAGCGGCTGGCGCTGATCCTGGCCAACTACCCGACCAAGGAAGGGCGCATCGGCAACGGCGTCGGGCTGGATACGCCAGCTTCCGTTATACAGATACTGCAGGAGCTTGAGCGCCAGGGCTATACGCTGGATGGCTTGCCTGCCGATGGCGATGCGCTGATGCAGACGTTGCAGCACGGCATCACCAACGATCCCGACTCGTGGCAGCTGCGGCCCGCCTGGCAAAGTCTGGATCTGGCGAGCTATCAGCAATATTTCGACAGCCTGCCGGAGGCGAACCGGCAGGCCATTGAGCAGCGCTGGGGCGAGCCCCGACAGGACCCCATGCTGCGCAACGGCCGCTTCATGATCGCCGGACTGCGCCTGGGTCAGGTGTTTGTGGGCATACAGCCGGCCCGTGGCTACCAGCTCGATGCCATGGCCAGCTACCACGATCCCGACCTGGTGCCGCCACATTACTACCTGGCTTTCTACCATTGGCTGCGCACGGCCTGGGCCGCCGATGCCATGGTCCATGTGGGCAAGCACGGCAATCTGGAATGGCTGCCGGGCAAGAGCGTGGCCCTGGCCCAGACCTGCTGGCCGGATCTGGTGTTCGGCCCCATGCCGCATCTGTATCCCTTCATCGTCAACGATCCCGGCGAAGGCACGCAGGCCAAACGCCGGGCACAGGCCGTCATCATTGACCACCTGATGCCGCCGCTGACGCGCGCCGAAAGCTATGGGCCCACCCGTGATCTGGAGCGCATGGTTGACGAGTACTACGAAGCCATCACCCTGGACGCGCGCCGCGCCAAGCTTTTGCGCAAGCAGATTCTGGCGCACATCGTGGCCCATGATCTGCACCAGGATCTGGGTCTGGCGGCGCCGCGCTCGCCAGAGGATGAGCAGCAACTGCTCAACAAGACCGATGCCTATCTGTGCGAGCTCAAGGAAAGTCAGATCCGCGACGGTTTGCATATATTTGGCCGCTCGCCGCAGGACAGGCTGGAGCGAGACACCCTGCTGGCGCTGGCCCGCCACCCCGTGGGCAATGGCAAGGGCGGGCAGAACAGCCTGATTCGGGCGCTGGCGCAGGACTTGAAGCTGGGTGCAGATTTCAACCCGCTGGATGCCGACTGGGCGCAGCCATGGAATGGGCCGCGCCCCGAGTTGCTGGCCCAGGTGGACGCCCAGCTATGGCGGAGCACCGGCGACACCCGCGAACGCCTGGAATTGCTGTCGCTATTAATACTGGAGCGCGATGCGCTTATATATAAAGCGCTGGAGGCCGATTTTCCTCAAACCCAGGCCGTGCTGCAGCGGGTGGAACAGGATTTGCGCCCGCGCCTCAATCAATGCGGTCCGCAGGAGTTGCTGCAGCTGATGCGCGGTCTGCAAGGGCGTTTTGTGCCCGCCGGCCCCAGCGGTGCACCCACGCGCGGCAGGCCCGATGTGCTGCCCACGGGGCGCAATTTCTTCTCCATCGATACGCGTGCCGTGCCAACGCCTACCAGCTGGACCTTGGGCCTGAAGTCTGCCAATTTGCTGGTGGAAAAATACGCGCAAGAGCATGGTGAGTATCCGCAGTCGCTGGGCCTGTCGGTCTGGGGGACGGCCACCATGCGCACCGGCGGTGACGATATTGCACAGGCACTGGCCTTGCTGGGCGTACGTCCGACCTGGGCGGACGGCAGCTGGCGGGTCAGTGATTTTGAAGTGCTGCCCATGTCGGTGCTGGGCCGCCCCCGGGTCGATGTCACGCTGCGGGTATCGGGCTTTTTCCGCGATGCATTCACCAATGTGATCCGCCTGTTTGATGCCGCCGTACAGAAAGTGGCGGCGCTGGAGGACGAGGATGCTTTCACCAACCCCATACGGGCCCGGGTGCTGCGCGAAGCCGAGCAACTGCAGTCGCAAGGCATGGCGCCCACGGATGCCCGCCATCAGGCCGGACTGCGTGTTTTTGGCGCCAAGCCCGGCAGCTATGGGGCGGGCTTGCAGGGCCTGATTGACGGCCGCAACTGGGACAGCGATGAAGACCTGGCCACGGCTTATCGCAACTGGGGCGCTTATGCCTATGGGCAAAAGGACAACGGCACGGCCGTGCCAGACACCTTTGTGCGCCGGCTGTCGGATATGCAGCTGGTGGTGCACAACCAGGACAACCGCGAGCACGATGTGCTGGATTCGGACGACTACTACCAGTTCCAGGGCGGCATGGCGGCTGCCGTGCGCCACTTCAGCGGTCAGCAGCCGGCGCTGTATTTCGGCGATCACAGCAATCCCGAATCGCCGCGCATGCGCACCTTGCAGGAAGAGATCAGCCGCGTCGTGCGCTCCCGGGTCACCAATCCCAAATGGATTGAAGGCGTCAAGCGCCATGGCTACAAGGGCGCTTTCGAGATTGCAGCCACGGTGGACTATCTGTTTGCCTTTGATGCCACGGCGCGCGTGGTGCGCGATGACCAATATGCGCGCGTCACCGAGGCTTTTGTGAGTGATGCGGACACGCGAGCCTTTATGCAAAAGCACAACCCTCAGGCCTTTCATGGCATGTGCGAGCGCCTGCTGGAAGCCATACAGCGTGGCCTGTGGCAGGAAAGTGCCGACTATCAACCCTTGCTGGAGCAGCATCTGCTGCAGACAGAACAAATGCTGGAGCAGCAATGAGCACCGTATCAAGAAGCGAGCCCCTGTGTTTCCCGTTTACGGCGCTTGAGGGCCAGCAGCCGCTGCAACTGGCCTTGCTGCTGCTGGCCGTGGACCCGTTATTGGGCGGCGTGCTGGTCGAAGGGCCGCGGGGTACGGCCAAGTCCACCAGCGCCCGCGCGCTGGCCGAGCTGCTGCCCGCCGGGCGATTTGTGAATCTGCCGCTGGGCACGACCGAGGAACAGCTGCAAGGCTCTCTGGACCTGCAGGCCGCGCTCAAACACTCCGAAGTGCAGTTCAAGCCCGGCCTGCTGGCGCAAGCCCATCAGGGCTTGCTGTATGTGGACGAGGTCAATTTGCTGCCCGACGGTTTGGTGGACTTGCTGCTGGATGTGAGCGCCAGCGGCATCAACCGCGTGGAGCGCGATGGGGTGTCCCATCAGCATGCAGCGCGCATGGCCCTGGTCGGCACCATGAACCCGGAAGAGGGGCAGTTGCGTCCGCAACTGCTGGATCGCTTCGGGCTGTTTGTGCGTCTTGCCAATGTGCCCGATGTGGCCACGCGCAAGCGCATTGTGCTGACGCGCATGGCGTTCGACACCGATCCTGTGGGCTTTGTGGCC
Protein-coding sequences here:
- a CDS encoding ABC transporter ATP-binding protein, whose product is MQVLSVDSLRVGLAGRDCVHGLSFEVRAGELFALIGPNGAGKSTALRAMAQLLPHQGTVRLDGEDLERLSAAQRARRIAYLAQGDQVVWPLKVRDFVALGRLPHQRGWARNSQSHEDAQAVDRALDAMHLSSMQQRNLDQLSGGERARARLARALAVQAPLLLADEPVAALDPYHQLSVMELLRAQCNAGSAVVVVLHDLTLASRFCNRVLLLNQGRITACGEPRKVLTPAHLQQVYQVQAMHGEHESQGYVVPWSCRPST
- the cobN gene encoding cobaltochelatase subunit CobN — its product is MHLLAVQPGGFVDDEAFVASMEQTPGQIVILSAADTTLALLADAYAQLQSGVDGEQMPSVRLANLMHLRQPASVDLYVDEVLQHARVIVIDHLGGESYWPYGTDRIRDICRRHRIALVMFSGDTTEDLNLLQKSTASMEQCRTLWRYLREGGAANARELFGYLWHAFLEGPQQALPPRPLPPVSVYHPELTSASAEAWQQAGKMQWHAGAPVVLVVFYRAHLQSGNTRVFDALCEQLLKKGLNPLPLALLSLKDADCLSMLHALCAEHQVALILNTTAFSQSSLETPGDHALAGDIPVLQLILSGGNEQSWLNDAHGLQPRDIAMHVAMPEVDGRIITRAISFKGLSHRSELTQSDVVQYQAHAERMAFVVELARRWCALRSKPNADKRLALILANYPTKEGRIGNGVGLDTPASVIQILQELERQGYTLDGLPADGDALMQTLQHGITNDPDSWQLRPAWQSLDLASYQQYFDSLPEANRQAIEQRWGEPRQDPMLRNGRFMIAGLRLGQVFVGIQPARGYQLDAMASYHDPDLVPPHYYLAFYHWLRTAWAADAMVHVGKHGNLEWLPGKSVALAQTCWPDLVFGPMPHLYPFIVNDPGEGTQAKRRAQAVIIDHLMPPLTRAESYGPTRDLERMVDEYYEAITLDARRAKLLRKQILAHIVAHDLHQDLGLAAPRSPEDEQQLLNKTDAYLCELKESQIRDGLHIFGRSPQDRLERDTLLALARHPVGNGKGGQNSLIRALAQDLKLGADFNPLDADWAQPWNGPRPELLAQVDAQLWRSTGDTRERLELLSLLILERDALIYKALEADFPQTQAVLQRVEQDLRPRLNQCGPQELLQLMRGLQGRFVPAGPSGAPTRGRPDVLPTGRNFFSIDTRAVPTPTSWTLGLKSANLLVEKYAQEHGEYPQSLGLSVWGTATMRTGGDDIAQALALLGVRPTWADGSWRVSDFEVLPMSVLGRPRVDVTLRVSGFFRDAFTNVIRLFDAAVQKVAALEDEDAFTNPIRARVLREAEQLQSQGMAPTDARHQAGLRVFGAKPGSYGAGLQGLIDGRNWDSDEDLATAYRNWGAYAYGQKDNGTAVPDTFVRRLSDMQLVVHNQDNREHDVLDSDDYYQFQGGMAAAVRHFSGQQPALYFGDHSNPESPRMRTLQEEISRVVRSRVTNPKWIEGVKRHGYKGAFEIAATVDYLFAFDATARVVRDDQYARVTEAFVSDADTRAFMQKHNPQAFHGMCERLLEAIQRGLWQESADYQPLLEQHLLQTEQMLEQQ
- the cobW gene encoding cobalamin biosynthesis protein CobW translates to MNSSKKIPATIVTGFLGSGKTTLLRHILENANGRRIAVIVNEFGELGIDGDILRSCGIGCDDDGVEQGGQLYELANGCLCCTVQEEFYPVMRQLIERRDEIDHILIETSGLALPKPLVQAFNWPEIKNACTVDAVITVVDVPATAAGQFAANPAAVDAQRKLDPNLDHESPLHELFEDQLISADLVVLSKLDQASAQDRAKVEAIVREEIPAQVKIVAADHGRIDLGVVLGLSSASEETIEQRKGHHDHEGAHDHDEHDHEEFDSIVIKLPEVEREALLEAMEQIVAKHTVYRIKGFVALPGKPMRLVVHGVGKRFDSYFDRLWRAAEERQTYLVFIGHDLDENDIRAELNAQMAGVL
- a CDS encoding AAA family ATPase codes for the protein MSTVSRSEPLCFPFTALEGQQPLQLALLLLAVDPLLGGVLVEGPRGTAKSTSARALAELLPAGRFVNLPLGTTEEQLQGSLDLQAALKHSEVQFKPGLLAQAHQGLLYVDEVNLLPDGLVDLLLDVSASGINRVERDGVSHQHAARMALVGTMNPEEGQLRPQLLDRFGLFVRLANVPDVATRKRIVLTRMAFDTDPVGFVARYAEAQNQLLAQITAARGRVDAITWPEAVFDKVARLCQLAQVDGVRADLVMLRAARAHAALQGRLEVSGADVDIVAELALAHRRNPQAPQETTPPPASDAASESQPEQPPQSQSQPQSQTEQPAENSAGSGSSAAEGWGGMAAPQPVAIQTVKELRPFNTKKA
- a CDS encoding iron ABC transporter permease, which translates into the protein MSARQQDSRQQTWALNLALLLALTALAAVSLGIGSVSIGVADWWSAVSQPQEVTELALRHRAILEQVRLPRVLLAIVVGMSLGTAGAALQGLLRNPLAEPGLLGVSSSAGLGAVLCIYFGLWHWNAWLLPVVAMGAAGLSTLVLYRIASQGASNLTLILAGVALSSLTAALTSLAINLAPTPTDMQDIVLWLMGSLADRSFDELRLCLPFIALGLALLAFSARQLDALTLGEDEARSVGVNLPRLRAQIIVGTALCVGASVAVTGTIGFIGLVVPHLFRSAVGYKPSRLMLPSALGGAALLLAADIALRLLSGRVELMLGVVTALMGAPFFLYLVLRERWRTR